The Porites lutea chromosome 4, jaPorLute2.1, whole genome shotgun sequence genome contains a region encoding:
- the LOC140934102 gene encoding uncharacterized protein, which yields MKRTSNPGHPNAKQAEIPKARKVCNSSDEDECHEAFHLNPNQAKADITVTIKGTPVQVIDSGATANTIDYATYQAISAAKTVPLKPTNVKLHPYGEDNPDPIPLAGSFFGMINTPSGQMDLTRFLYLLRPFPVVFSGKIEKLNDYQLEFNIDSTVQPVVQNSRPTPLHYHANVEAKLKQLEDQDIIE from the exons ATGAAAAGGACCTCAAATCCGGGTCACCCAAATGCCAAACAGGCAGAGATACCCAAGGCCCGGAAGGTTTGTAATTCCTCAGATGAGGATGAATGTCACGAGGCATTTCATCTCAACCCTAACCAAGCAAAAGCAGACATCACAGTTACCATTAAAGGTACCCCAGTTCAAGTTATTGATTCTGGTGCAACAGCGAACACCATTGACTATGCAACATATCAGGCGATCAGTGCTGCAAAAACAGTGCCCTTAAAACCAACCAATGTGAAACTTCACCCTTATGGAGAAGACAACCCTGACCCGATTCCCCTCGCTGGATCGTTTTTCGGAATGATCAATACTCCGTCAGGGCAGATGGATCTGACCAGGTTCCTG TACCTTTTACGGCCGTTTCCAGTAGTGTTCAGTGGCAAAATCGAGAAACTAAATGATTACCAACTTGAGTTCAACATTGACTCAACTGTACAACCAGTTGTACAAAATTCCCGTCCTACACCCTTACATTACCATGCCAATGTGGAAGCCAAGCTGAAACAGCTTGAAGATCAAGATATCATCGAATAG